A stretch of the Ostrea edulis chromosome 9, xbOstEdul1.1, whole genome shotgun sequence genome encodes the following:
- the LOC125657629 gene encoding uncharacterized protein LOC125657629 produces MTKTMDVAPMSACEHSKNSMFCLGPCEACKTRLAAVEENRPNDNENAAKINQSKHSGRCLEVPQLPDHPEHHVHWSDEDEGINSSHELETRIEPVKSPVTSSREDVHVKPILKHKPTCVVVVHVDAK; encoded by the coding sequence ATGACAAAGACAATGGACGTGGCTCCAATGAGCGCGTGTGAACACAGCAAGAATTCCATGTTTTGTTTAGGACCGTGTGAGGCTTGTAAAACCAGATTAGCGGCAGTGGAGGAAAATCGCCCAAACGACAATGAAAATGCCGCgaaaatcaaccaatcaaaacaTTCGGGACGTTGTCTCGAGGTACCGCAGCTTCCCGATCACCCAGAACACCACGTTCATTGGTCAGATGAGGATGAAGGGATTAATTCTAGTCATGAACTGGAAACTCGGATTGAACCAGTGAAAAGTCCTGTGACAAGTAGTCGCGAGGACGTCCACGTGAAGccaattttaaaacacaaaccCACATGTGTGGTTGTGGTTCATGTAGATGCCAAGTAA